In one window of Mercurialis annua linkage group LG4, ddMerAnnu1.2, whole genome shotgun sequence DNA:
- the LOC126677151 gene encoding uncharacterized protein LOC126677151, translating to MNSMFGDTTYTKVFVGGLAWETQSHTLRRHFEQYGDILEAVVISDKNTGRSKGYGFVTFRDVDSARRACGDPNPIIDGRRANCNLASLGRPLPFPPYGPSHQRSPVPSTFGSPSPRGTYSRSPAYNYQFPSYAYHQPAAYYYPPYGYGTYGAEHPYPQGVYNPYAGQQYIQVYGMPGAAAVNPGVSSRGQFARPYPGIQGYSAVPYYGNPGHQIVQSGSLSNRPASASIPSNQAPQPSDAGQAQMTLASNSPQFTSGSDQTAS from the exons ATGAATTCTATGTTCGGAGATACAACGTACACAAAGGTGTTCGTGGGTGGATTAGCATGGGAGACTCAAAGCCATACATTACGACGTCATTTTGAGCAATACGGTGACATATTAGAAGCCGTGGTTATCTCCGACAAGAACACAGGCCGTTCGAAAGGCTACGGTTTCGTAACTTTCCGGGATGTTGATTCGGCGAGGAGAGCATGCGGTGATCCTAATCCGATTATAGATGGTCGCCGTGCTAATTGTAACCTAGCTTCACTCGGTCGTCCTCTTCCTTTCCCTCCTTATG gtCCTTCTCATCAGAGATCGCCGGTTCCTTCTACGTTTGGAAGCCCTAGCCCCAGGGGTACATACAGTAGAAGTCCTGCCTATAATTATCAATTCCCCTCCTATGCTTACCATCAACCTGCTGCCTATTACTATCCTCCTTACGG GTATGGAACTTATGGGGCTGAACATCCGTATCCTCAG GGTGTTTATAATCCTTATGCAGGTCAGCAATATATTCAGGTTTACGGCATGCCAGGGGCGGCGGCTGTTAATCCTGGAGTAAGCTCACGTGGACAGTTTGCTCGACCTTATCCTGGAATTCAGGGGTATTCCGCTGTCCCTTATTATGGTAATCCTGGCCATCAAATTGTACAATCTGGTTCTCTTTCCAATAGACCAGCCTCAGCTTCCATTCCCTCAAATCAAGCACCACAACCTTCAG ATGCTGGCCAGGCACAGATGACATTGGCTTCCAACTCTCCTCAATTCACTAGTGGCTCTGATCAAACAGCCAGTTGA
- the LOC126677146 gene encoding uncharacterized protein LOC126677146 isoform X2, whose translation MEEYPEELRTPPVSLIALVGCPEHHPLISTHLLAEQPPINTLALPDLSKISLLLTSNNIKNTTAPDSTTATPAAAGIIKRDWLLKHRTKVPAVVAALFTSDHVSGDPAQWLQLCSDLDNLKALIRPKNIKLVIIIVHSASTAADDISEDRMIALRKRAELDSKYLIVFSPTDSLHVKQSLSKLASIFAELATTYYRDEGRRIKTRVEKKNFNSHELNIRYCFKVAVYAEFRRDWAEALKFYEDAYHILREMVGTANRLPVIQRLVEIKSVAEQLHFKISTLLLHGGKIIEAITWFRQHFTSYRKLLGNCEFLHWEWMSRQFLVFAELLETSSKIPSPNSPASGTPDRSLIEWEFQPAYYYQLAGQYLKEKKTSFELALAMLQTNDEIDSNSESVVPSIYVGQFARLLEQGDTFSMQSLTDEEYTSFAILEGKRFEDSFEIIALHKRSYESYVNLKAQRMASFCGFQMAREYFEVGDFSNAKQFLDGVAALYRQEGWVTLLWEVLGYLRECSRKCGIIKEFMEYSLEMAALPLSTGAGFQSLRSKDFGPAGPPSLAQKEVIQKEIFQLVSGEAGIASAEDNNDLQVNRDNPLHLEIDLVSPLRMVLLASVAFHEQIIKPGVPALITLSLLSQLPVTIDIAQVEVQFNQSDCNFIILNSQKPPSTLFNGQQGRRVETAPTLALVPNKWLRLTYAITSEQSGKVECIYVVAKMGPHFTICCMAESPASMDDLSLWKFEDRVETFPIKEPALAFSGQKVAQVEEPDPQVDLILADKGPALVGELFTVPVNLASKGHAIFSGELKINLVDVRGGGLFSPREAEPLSLDSHYVELLGINVPEGEDETQTGSDKIMKIQQTFGLVSVPVVQNGESWSCKLELKWHRSKPIMLYVSLGYFPDSNEMTSQKVHVHKSLQIEGKSALLTNYQFMLPFRQDPLLLSQLKPGPNSDQQTSLPLGETSILVVGAKNCSEVPLQLKSMSIEVDDHIEKSCTSQCSGEDLLSPAYLVPGEEFKKVFTVVPKVESNINLGAVSIKWRRNSEDGSSSATEAWVSTSHKLPDVNVELSPLVLTVGCPPYAILGDPFTYSIKILNKTPLLQELKFSLADAQPFVISGSHSDTIFLLPKSEHVLGYKIVPLASGLQQLPRVTVTSVRYSAGFQPTIAASTVFVFPSKPHFEKADMGDKGIEPVVAE comes from the exons ATGGAAGAGTATCCGGAGGAATTAAGAACGCCGCCGGTGAGTCTAATAGCATTAGTAGGATGTCCCGAGCACCATCCTCTAATCTCAACGCATCTCCTGGCGGAGCAGCCTCCGATCAACACCCTCGCCTTGCCTGACTTGTCTAAGATCTCTCTCCTCTTAACTTCCAACAATATTAAAAACACTACCGCTCCTGATTCAACCACTGCTACGCCGGCAGCTGCCGGCATTATCAAGAGAGATTGGCTTCTTAAACACCGCACTAAGGTTCCTGCTGTCGTTGCCGCTCTCTTTACCTCCGATCATGTCTCCGGAGATCCCGCTCAGTGGCTTCAGCTCTGCTCTGACCTAGATAATCTCAA AGCGTTGATTCGTCCAAAGAACATCAAATTGGTCATCATCATCGTCCACTCTGCCTCCACTG CAGCTGATGATATAAGTGAAGATCGAATGATTGCACTGCGAAAGCGAGCTGAATTAGACTCCAAATACCTTATTGTCTTCAGTCCTACTGATTCTTTGCACGTTAAACAATCCCTCTCTAA GCTAGCCAGCATATTTGCTGAATTAGCAACAACTTATTACAGAGATGAAGGTCGCAGGATTAAAACTCGTGTTGAAAAGAAGAATTTCAACTCTCATGAGTTAAATATTCGTTATTGCTTCAAA GTTGCTGTATATGCAGAGTTCCGCAGAGACTGGGCTGAAGCTCTGAAATTTTACGAGGATGCATATCACATACTTCGGGAG ATGGTTGGCACGGCAAACAGGTTGCCTGTGATTCAGCGATTAGTTGAGATAAAATCTGTTGCTGAGCAGCTTCATTTCAAAATATCAACATTATTGTTACATGGTGGAAAGATAATTGAAGCCATTACATGGTTCCGCCAACACTTTACTTCTTATAGGAAGCTCTTAGGAAACTGTGAATTTCTTCATTGGGAATGGATGAGCAGACAGTTTTTGGTATTTGCCGAATTGCTTGAGACCAGTTCGAAGATTCCTAGCCCTAATAGTCCAGCTTCAGGCACTCCTGATAGGTCTTTAATTGAATGGGAATTTCAGCCTGCTTATTACTATCAG TTAGCTGGTCAGTACctgaaagagaaaaaaacaTCTTTTGAGCTTGCCCTAGCAATGTTGCAAACCAATGATGAAATTGATAGTAATTCTGAATCCGTGGTGCCATCAATTTATGTGGGTCAGTTTGCTCGATTACTTGAGCAAGGGGATACATTTTCTATGCAATC TCTTACTGATGAGGAGTACACTAGTTTTGCTATTTTAGAAGGAAAAAGATTTGAAGATTCCTTTGAAATTATTGCCCTTCATAAAAGATCTTATGAATCATACGTCAATCTAAAAGCACAGAGGATGGCTTCTTTTTGTGGGTTTCAGATGGCTAGGGAATATTTTGAAGTGGGCGACTTCAGCAATGCAAAACAATTTCTTGATGGTGTCGCAGCTTTATACAGACAAGAAGGATGGGTCACTTTATTGTGGGAGGTCTTGGGTTATTTGCGTGAGTGCTCAAGAAAATGTGGAATAATCAAGGAATTTATGGAGTACTCCCTTGAAATGGCTGCGCTGCCATTATCAACTGGTGCGGGCTTCCAATCTTTAAGGTCTAAAGACTTTGGTCCAGCTGGTCCTCCAAGTCTTGCTCAGAAGGAAGTTATACAGAAGGAGATTTTTCAGCTTGTCAGTGGAGAAGCAGGGATAGCATCTGCTGAAGATAATAATGATCTCCAAGTAAACAGAGATAATCCACTGCATCTTGAGATTGATCTTGTCAGCCCTCTTAGGATGGTACTTCTTGCTTCAGTTGCTTTTCATGAACAGATCATTAAACCTGGTGTACCAGCCTTGATTACGCTATCACTTTTATCACAGTTACCTGTTACCATTGACATAGCTCAAGTAGAAGTTCAGTTTAATCAGTCAGACTGTAACTTTATTATCTTAAATTCGCAAAAACCTCCTTCCACATTGTTCAATGGCCAACAAGGTCGGCGGGTTGAAACGGCTCCTACTCTAGCACTTGTTCCAAACAAGTGGCTGCGATTGACATATGCCATCACATCTG AACAGAGTGGAAAGGTAGAATGCATATATGTTGTTGCAAAAATGGGACCCCACTTTACAATCTGCTGCATGGCTGAAAGCCCTGCTTCAATGGATGATTTATCCCTATGGAAGTTTGAAGACCGTGTGGAGACTTTTCCAATCAAGGAACCTGCTCTTGCATTTTCCGGTCAGAAAGTCGCCCAGGTTGAAGAACCAGATCCACAAGTTGATCTTATTTTAGCTGATAAAGGACCTGCACTAGTCGGAGAACTCTTCACTGTTCCTGTTAACTTGGCCTCCAAGGGTCATGCTATTTTTTCTGGTGAGTTGAAAATCAATCTGGTGGATGTAAGAGGAGGTGGATTGTTTAGTCCAAGGGAAGCAGAACCACTGTCTTTAGACAGCCATTATGTTGAGCTTCTCGGTATTAATGTTCCAGAAGGAGAAGATGAAACTCAAACAGGCTctgataaaattatgaaaattcaGCAGACCTTTGGTTTGGTTTCTGTTCCAGTTGTGCAAAACGGTGAATCATGGTCCTGCAAACTAGAGTTGAAATGGCATCGATCTAAACCAATTATGCTCTATGTATCATTGGGATATTTTCCAGATAGCAATGAAATGACTTCACAAAAAGTTCATGTTCACAAGAGCTTGCAAATTGAAGGAAAAAGTGCTCTTCTAACTAATTATCAGTTTATGCTACCATTTCGACAAGATCCACTTTTGCTTTCACAGCTCAAGCCAGGCCCCAACTCTGATCAACAAACATCATTGCCTCTAGGTGAAACAAGTATACTTGTTGTTGGTGCCAAAAACTGCAGCGAGGTGCCATTACAGTTGAAGTCGATGTCTATAGAAGTGGATGACCATATTGAAAAGTCATGTACCTCGCAATGCAGCGGCGAAGATCTTTTAAGCCCTGCTTATCTTGTACCGGGAGAAGAGTTCAAAAAGGTTTTTACTGTAGTTCCCAAGGTGGAATCAAATATCAACTTAGGGGCGGTGTCAATAAAATGGAGGAGAAATTCAGAAGACGGTTCTAGTTCTGCTACAGAAGCTTGGGTTTCAACGAGTCATAAACTTCCTGATGTAAATGTAGAGTTATCCCCATTGGTTTTGACTGTAGGGTGTCCTCCCTATGCTATTCTCGGAGATCCCTTTACGTACTCGATTAAAATTCTAAACAAGACACCGTTGCTTCAAGAGTTGAAGTTCTCATTGGCGGATGCACAACCGTTTGTAATATCTGGATCTCACAGCGACACAATTTTTCTTCTTCCGAAATCAGAACATGTTCTTGGGTACAAGATTGTGCCTCTTGCTTCAGGCTTGCAACAGCTGCCCCGAGTGACGGTGACATCTGTAAGATATTCGGCTGGGTTTCAGCCAACTATTGCTGCATCTACTGTTTTTGTGTTTCCATCTAAGCCTCATTTTGAGAAAGCTGATATGGGAGACAAAGGAATAGAACCCGTCGTAGCAGAGTAG
- the LOC126677146 gene encoding uncharacterized protein LOC126677146 isoform X1, which produces MEEYPEELRTPPVSLIALVGCPEHHPLISTHLLAEQPPINTLALPDLSKISLLLTSNNIKNTTAPDSTTATPAAAGIIKRDWLLKHRTKVPAVVAALFTSDHVSGDPAQWLQLCSDLDNLKALIRPKNIKLVIIIVHSASTAAADDISEDRMIALRKRAELDSKYLIVFSPTDSLHVKQSLSKLASIFAELATTYYRDEGRRIKTRVEKKNFNSHELNIRYCFKVAVYAEFRRDWAEALKFYEDAYHILREMVGTANRLPVIQRLVEIKSVAEQLHFKISTLLLHGGKIIEAITWFRQHFTSYRKLLGNCEFLHWEWMSRQFLVFAELLETSSKIPSPNSPASGTPDRSLIEWEFQPAYYYQLAGQYLKEKKTSFELALAMLQTNDEIDSNSESVVPSIYVGQFARLLEQGDTFSMQSLTDEEYTSFAILEGKRFEDSFEIIALHKRSYESYVNLKAQRMASFCGFQMAREYFEVGDFSNAKQFLDGVAALYRQEGWVTLLWEVLGYLRECSRKCGIIKEFMEYSLEMAALPLSTGAGFQSLRSKDFGPAGPPSLAQKEVIQKEIFQLVSGEAGIASAEDNNDLQVNRDNPLHLEIDLVSPLRMVLLASVAFHEQIIKPGVPALITLSLLSQLPVTIDIAQVEVQFNQSDCNFIILNSQKPPSTLFNGQQGRRVETAPTLALVPNKWLRLTYAITSEQSGKVECIYVVAKMGPHFTICCMAESPASMDDLSLWKFEDRVETFPIKEPALAFSGQKVAQVEEPDPQVDLILADKGPALVGELFTVPVNLASKGHAIFSGELKINLVDVRGGGLFSPREAEPLSLDSHYVELLGINVPEGEDETQTGSDKIMKIQQTFGLVSVPVVQNGESWSCKLELKWHRSKPIMLYVSLGYFPDSNEMTSQKVHVHKSLQIEGKSALLTNYQFMLPFRQDPLLLSQLKPGPNSDQQTSLPLGETSILVVGAKNCSEVPLQLKSMSIEVDDHIEKSCTSQCSGEDLLSPAYLVPGEEFKKVFTVVPKVESNINLGAVSIKWRRNSEDGSSSATEAWVSTSHKLPDVNVELSPLVLTVGCPPYAILGDPFTYSIKILNKTPLLQELKFSLADAQPFVISGSHSDTIFLLPKSEHVLGYKIVPLASGLQQLPRVTVTSVRYSAGFQPTIAASTVFVFPSKPHFEKADMGDKGIEPVVAE; this is translated from the exons ATGGAAGAGTATCCGGAGGAATTAAGAACGCCGCCGGTGAGTCTAATAGCATTAGTAGGATGTCCCGAGCACCATCCTCTAATCTCAACGCATCTCCTGGCGGAGCAGCCTCCGATCAACACCCTCGCCTTGCCTGACTTGTCTAAGATCTCTCTCCTCTTAACTTCCAACAATATTAAAAACACTACCGCTCCTGATTCAACCACTGCTACGCCGGCAGCTGCCGGCATTATCAAGAGAGATTGGCTTCTTAAACACCGCACTAAGGTTCCTGCTGTCGTTGCCGCTCTCTTTACCTCCGATCATGTCTCCGGAGATCCCGCTCAGTGGCTTCAGCTCTGCTCTGACCTAGATAATCTCAA AGCGTTGATTCGTCCAAAGAACATCAAATTGGTCATCATCATCGTCCACTCTGCCTCCACTG CAGCAGCTGATGATATAAGTGAAGATCGAATGATTGCACTGCGAAAGCGAGCTGAATTAGACTCCAAATACCTTATTGTCTTCAGTCCTACTGATTCTTTGCACGTTAAACAATCCCTCTCTAA GCTAGCCAGCATATTTGCTGAATTAGCAACAACTTATTACAGAGATGAAGGTCGCAGGATTAAAACTCGTGTTGAAAAGAAGAATTTCAACTCTCATGAGTTAAATATTCGTTATTGCTTCAAA GTTGCTGTATATGCAGAGTTCCGCAGAGACTGGGCTGAAGCTCTGAAATTTTACGAGGATGCATATCACATACTTCGGGAG ATGGTTGGCACGGCAAACAGGTTGCCTGTGATTCAGCGATTAGTTGAGATAAAATCTGTTGCTGAGCAGCTTCATTTCAAAATATCAACATTATTGTTACATGGTGGAAAGATAATTGAAGCCATTACATGGTTCCGCCAACACTTTACTTCTTATAGGAAGCTCTTAGGAAACTGTGAATTTCTTCATTGGGAATGGATGAGCAGACAGTTTTTGGTATTTGCCGAATTGCTTGAGACCAGTTCGAAGATTCCTAGCCCTAATAGTCCAGCTTCAGGCACTCCTGATAGGTCTTTAATTGAATGGGAATTTCAGCCTGCTTATTACTATCAG TTAGCTGGTCAGTACctgaaagagaaaaaaacaTCTTTTGAGCTTGCCCTAGCAATGTTGCAAACCAATGATGAAATTGATAGTAATTCTGAATCCGTGGTGCCATCAATTTATGTGGGTCAGTTTGCTCGATTACTTGAGCAAGGGGATACATTTTCTATGCAATC TCTTACTGATGAGGAGTACACTAGTTTTGCTATTTTAGAAGGAAAAAGATTTGAAGATTCCTTTGAAATTATTGCCCTTCATAAAAGATCTTATGAATCATACGTCAATCTAAAAGCACAGAGGATGGCTTCTTTTTGTGGGTTTCAGATGGCTAGGGAATATTTTGAAGTGGGCGACTTCAGCAATGCAAAACAATTTCTTGATGGTGTCGCAGCTTTATACAGACAAGAAGGATGGGTCACTTTATTGTGGGAGGTCTTGGGTTATTTGCGTGAGTGCTCAAGAAAATGTGGAATAATCAAGGAATTTATGGAGTACTCCCTTGAAATGGCTGCGCTGCCATTATCAACTGGTGCGGGCTTCCAATCTTTAAGGTCTAAAGACTTTGGTCCAGCTGGTCCTCCAAGTCTTGCTCAGAAGGAAGTTATACAGAAGGAGATTTTTCAGCTTGTCAGTGGAGAAGCAGGGATAGCATCTGCTGAAGATAATAATGATCTCCAAGTAAACAGAGATAATCCACTGCATCTTGAGATTGATCTTGTCAGCCCTCTTAGGATGGTACTTCTTGCTTCAGTTGCTTTTCATGAACAGATCATTAAACCTGGTGTACCAGCCTTGATTACGCTATCACTTTTATCACAGTTACCTGTTACCATTGACATAGCTCAAGTAGAAGTTCAGTTTAATCAGTCAGACTGTAACTTTATTATCTTAAATTCGCAAAAACCTCCTTCCACATTGTTCAATGGCCAACAAGGTCGGCGGGTTGAAACGGCTCCTACTCTAGCACTTGTTCCAAACAAGTGGCTGCGATTGACATATGCCATCACATCTG AACAGAGTGGAAAGGTAGAATGCATATATGTTGTTGCAAAAATGGGACCCCACTTTACAATCTGCTGCATGGCTGAAAGCCCTGCTTCAATGGATGATTTATCCCTATGGAAGTTTGAAGACCGTGTGGAGACTTTTCCAATCAAGGAACCTGCTCTTGCATTTTCCGGTCAGAAAGTCGCCCAGGTTGAAGAACCAGATCCACAAGTTGATCTTATTTTAGCTGATAAAGGACCTGCACTAGTCGGAGAACTCTTCACTGTTCCTGTTAACTTGGCCTCCAAGGGTCATGCTATTTTTTCTGGTGAGTTGAAAATCAATCTGGTGGATGTAAGAGGAGGTGGATTGTTTAGTCCAAGGGAAGCAGAACCACTGTCTTTAGACAGCCATTATGTTGAGCTTCTCGGTATTAATGTTCCAGAAGGAGAAGATGAAACTCAAACAGGCTctgataaaattatgaaaattcaGCAGACCTTTGGTTTGGTTTCTGTTCCAGTTGTGCAAAACGGTGAATCATGGTCCTGCAAACTAGAGTTGAAATGGCATCGATCTAAACCAATTATGCTCTATGTATCATTGGGATATTTTCCAGATAGCAATGAAATGACTTCACAAAAAGTTCATGTTCACAAGAGCTTGCAAATTGAAGGAAAAAGTGCTCTTCTAACTAATTATCAGTTTATGCTACCATTTCGACAAGATCCACTTTTGCTTTCACAGCTCAAGCCAGGCCCCAACTCTGATCAACAAACATCATTGCCTCTAGGTGAAACAAGTATACTTGTTGTTGGTGCCAAAAACTGCAGCGAGGTGCCATTACAGTTGAAGTCGATGTCTATAGAAGTGGATGACCATATTGAAAAGTCATGTACCTCGCAATGCAGCGGCGAAGATCTTTTAAGCCCTGCTTATCTTGTACCGGGAGAAGAGTTCAAAAAGGTTTTTACTGTAGTTCCCAAGGTGGAATCAAATATCAACTTAGGGGCGGTGTCAATAAAATGGAGGAGAAATTCAGAAGACGGTTCTAGTTCTGCTACAGAAGCTTGGGTTTCAACGAGTCATAAACTTCCTGATGTAAATGTAGAGTTATCCCCATTGGTTTTGACTGTAGGGTGTCCTCCCTATGCTATTCTCGGAGATCCCTTTACGTACTCGATTAAAATTCTAAACAAGACACCGTTGCTTCAAGAGTTGAAGTTCTCATTGGCGGATGCACAACCGTTTGTAATATCTGGATCTCACAGCGACACAATTTTTCTTCTTCCGAAATCAGAACATGTTCTTGGGTACAAGATTGTGCCTCTTGCTTCAGGCTTGCAACAGCTGCCCCGAGTGACGGTGACATCTGTAAGATATTCGGCTGGGTTTCAGCCAACTATTGCTGCATCTACTGTTTTTGTGTTTCCATCTAAGCCTCATTTTGAGAAAGCTGATATGGGAGACAAAGGAATAGAACCCGTCGTAGCAGAGTAG
- the LOC126677149 gene encoding glutamate--tRNA ligase, chloroplastic/mitochondrial: MMIMGLGGGGTPLMRMNKIIIRDLAFAPPLSLLYNHHLRRTRSYSLSVKASAATGEDNVRVRFAPSPTGNLHVGGARTALFNYLFARSKGGKLVLRIEDTDLERSTKQSEDALLRDLTWLGLHWDEGPEIGGDYGPYRQSERNSLYKQYADKLLESGHAYRCFCSNEELEKMKEIAKLKQLPPVYTGKWAAATDEQVQEELSKGTPHTYRFRVPKEGSVKINDLIRDEVSWNLDTLGDFVIMRSNGQPVYNFCVTVDDATMAISHVLRAEEHLPNTLRQALIYKALGFPMPRFAHVSLILAPDRSKLSKRHGATSVGQFREMGYLPQAMVNYLALLGWGDGTENEFFTLEQLVEKFSIERVNKSGAIFDSTKLRWMNGQHLRALSSEELIKLIGESWKNSGILMASEGSFVEEAVQLLKDGIDLATDSDKALSNLLSYPLHATLVSPEGKAVVDDKLSEVSSSLLAAYDSGEILSALEEGPSGWQKWVKTFGKSLKRKGKSLFMPLRLLLTGKLHGPDMGSSVILLHKAGLSGVVSPQAGFVTLKERFEMLRQVDWEALNKDQPSLESAAAVSN, from the exons ATGATGATAATGGGATTAGGGGGAGGAGGGACGCCATTGATGAGAATGAACAAGATCATAATCCGAGATCTTGCATTTGCTCCTCCACTTTCTCTCCTCTACAATCACCACCTTCGTCGGACTAGGAGCTACTCGCTGTCTGTCAAGGCTTCTGCTGCCACCGGTGAAGACAATGTTAGAGTCCGATTCGCACCGTCGCCAACTGGCAATCTTCACGTCGGCGGCGCTAGAACTGCCCTTTTCAACTACCTCTTTGCTAG GTCTAAAGGAGGGAAATTAGTGTTGAGGATTGAGGATACTGACTTGGAAAGGTCTACTAAACAATCTGAGGACGCTTTGCTTCGTGACCTTACTTGGCTCGGCCTTCATTGGGATGAAG GCCCGGAAATTGGCGGCGACTACGGCCCTTATCGACAGTCTGAAAGAAATTCTCTATATAAGCAATATGCTGACAAGCTTTTGGAGTCTGGCCATGCTTATCGTTGTTTCTGTTCCAATGAG GAGCTTGAGAAAATGAAGGAGATTGCTAAATTAAAGCAGTTGCCTCCGGTCTACACTGGAAAGTGGGCCGCTGCTACTGATGAACAAGTACAGGAAGAGCTTTCCAAGGGAACACCTCACACATACAGGTTTCGTGTACCTAAGGAGGGGAGTGTGAAAATTAACGATCTGATTCGAGATGAA GTTAGTTGGAACTTGGATACCCTTGGAGATTTTGTGATTATGAGGAGTAATGGCCAACCTGTGTACAACTTTTGTGTTACTGTTGATGATGCTACCATGGCCATCTCACATGTTTTAAG AGCTGAGGAGCATTTACCAAATACTCTAAGACAAGCACTGATATATAAG GCTCTTGGATTTCCCATGCCACGTTTCGCACATGTATCTTTAATTCTTGCTCCCGATCGAAGCAAATTGTCAAAACGGCATGGTGCAACTTCAGTGGGTCAG TTCAGGGAGATGGGATATCTGCCTCAGGCTATGGTGAATTACCTGGCACTTTTAGGTTGGGGAGATGGCacagaaaatgaattttttaccCTTGAACAACTTG TTGAAAAATTCTCAATTGAACGTGTTAACAAAAGCGGTGCCATTTTTGACTCCACTAAGTTAAG GTGGATGAACGGTCAGCATTTAAGGGCACTTTCATCAGAGGAATTAATCAAACTTATTGGTGAAAGCTGGAAAAACTCGGGCATCCTTATGGCATCTGAAGGATCATTTGTAGAA GAAGCAGTTCAGCTGCTTAAGGATGGGATTGACTTGGCAACTGATTCAGACAAAGCACTATCAAACTTGTTATCTTATCCCTTACATGCTACTTTAGTGAG TCCAGAAGGTAAGGCTGTTGTAGATGATAAGCTTTCTGAAGTTTCTTCCAGCCTTTTAGCCGCATATGATAGTGGTGAAATCCTAAGTGCATTAGAAGAAGGCCCTTCAGGTTGGCAGAAGTGGGTGAAAACCTTCGGCAAATCTTTGAAACGCAAG GGTAAATCGCTATTCATGCCACTTAGGCTGTTGTTAACCGGAAAGCTCCATGGTCCAGACATGGGTTCGAGTGTCATCCTACTCCATAAGGCTGGATTGAGCGGCGTTGTTTCCCCACAAGCTGGATTTGTCACATTGAAAGAGAGGTTTGAAATGCTGAGGCAAGTTGACTGGGAAGCACTAAACAAGGATCAACCTTCCTTGGAGTCTGCTGCTGCTGTATCAAATTGA